One genomic window of Boudabousia tangfeifanii includes the following:
- a CDS encoding discoidin domain-containing protein, giving the protein MRIQRRISRSVFSSFAVLALATAGLTQATPSAMADQPSGGRIFYVDCSAQTNGDGSFESPFNSSAAASSVTLAEGQSLLFKRGVTCRGQVQINGRGSAQSRIYVGAYGDVSKRARIDANGDKNALLALNNEYLTIEDLELEAPGDKQNERRGLSLVSRDGGVLHGIEVRDLYIHNVQGYMPATKGAQPGAFIGKGPNASGGIVIDSLGQNTPSAFKDLVIENNRIEDVSREGIYFWSNWCRRPMLKRWGNLCSKEYTPNENVLVRGNRLKDIGGDGIVLTGIQHGVAEWNQLDNFNLGVEAYNAGIWMANSDHIVLQHNAVSGGVGNKYDSMAYDVDHASTDIVVRHNLSHDNQGGFLLLCPDAIQGDGFGGVHDIDVYGNVSINDHTRWLMHGCGGDIVNMRLFNNTAYVSASTPAVSMWADIWGKNPQVEVFNNVLFAEPGANVSFVKPDDGLSIHHNSFTGFTPPSQASETLRGQVSFVNPQGHDPAGYQLQSEDGLLGTALPLSQSVRGFAGRTFAHEPLVGAFSQSAAASKVKDAGLFAEAGQALCLTAEGTAPNSRVTALAIDSEAAPISTGAAWADAQGRALVCLPSVGNIPAGVSSSDLAVKVFGADGNTLREVTAQVVAPKSTPKFFADSLSLVDKSSEHDKDGRRAVNAIDGNLQTFWHSKWMAPAAQAPHWLVVDAGKTVELSAIQVTGRPIASGGDNGRPKHVKVYLSDDNANFRMVTETILPKQVEPVLIPLAEGDRTVSGRYVKFEVLSNWGDGDFASLADLKLVTGFDSHLGGVGLGVTPPEGALKAPVLLADEALITPGSEFEVGVLGSKVGNAEVEFACDGSKQQVSITSDMMALLQLTAPMASGQCSVIFRQGKEISVAQINLGPLPTPEPTVEPTPEATEEATAEPTPEPTKEPTVEPTKEPTPEVTEEPTTEVTEEPTPEPTKEPTVEPTPEVTEEPTVEPTKEPTPEQPKPPVKPTPEQPKPQPPVKPEPTPAPKPPVKPTPEQPKPQPPVKPEPTPVLPDPKPEPKPLPPVKPQPPVKPEPTPAPVKPTPEQPKPPVKPEPTKEPAPKPQPPVKPTPEQPKPPVKPEPTPVLPDPKPEPKPLPPVKPKPPVKPEPTKEPAPVPAPKPEPKPQPKPEPKPTPVKPEPKPQPKPEPKPTPVKPEPKPVPKPEPKPVPKPVPVPVKPAPKPEPEVLDPFLVRASVPVFSVAKDVPSGALFAGEIKWMYEAGITTGFNSDQTFRPAVGIDREAMAAFLYRLAGRPDVKGYRPVFKDVDQKRTLFWREIQWMHDAGISTGWADGTYRPYQPVNRDAMAAFMYRFCAKFEDKCSKHVNPNKLVVNEPVPFKDVNAKTLHHKAIAWMRRANISTGWADGTYRPVQPIERRAMAAFIFRMVHNGNAE; this is encoded by the coding sequence ATGCGAATTCAACGACGAATCTCTAGAAGTGTTTTTTCATCTTTTGCGGTACTAGCTTTAGCTACCGCAGGTTTGACTCAGGCTACGCCCTCGGCAATGGCAGATCAGCCAAGCGGTGGTCGTATTTTTTATGTGGATTGTTCTGCACAGACCAATGGTGACGGGTCTTTTGAGTCACCGTTTAACTCATCTGCAGCGGCTAGTTCTGTGACGTTAGCCGAAGGGCAATCTTTACTCTTTAAACGCGGCGTGACCTGCCGCGGGCAGGTACAGATTAACGGTCGAGGAAGTGCTCAATCTCGAATCTACGTGGGTGCGTATGGTGATGTTTCTAAGCGGGCACGCATTGACGCTAATGGTGATAAGAATGCGTTGCTTGCCTTAAACAACGAGTATCTGACGATTGAAGATTTGGAACTTGAAGCTCCTGGAGATAAGCAAAACGAGCGACGTGGTTTATCTTTAGTTTCCCGTGATGGGGGAGTCTTGCATGGCATCGAGGTTCGTGATCTTTATATTCACAATGTTCAGGGATACATGCCAGCCACTAAAGGTGCGCAACCAGGAGCATTTATTGGTAAGGGTCCGAATGCTTCGGGCGGTATTGTGATTGATTCTTTAGGGCAGAACACTCCTTCGGCATTTAAAGATTTGGTTATTGAGAATAACCGGATTGAAGATGTTTCTCGTGAAGGTATTTACTTCTGGTCAAACTGGTGTCGGCGTCCAATGCTGAAACGCTGGGGAAACCTTTGCTCGAAGGAATACACCCCTAATGAGAATGTGCTTGTTCGTGGGAATCGCTTAAAGGACATTGGCGGTGACGGCATCGTCCTGACTGGGATTCAGCATGGGGTGGCCGAGTGGAATCAGCTAGATAACTTTAACCTTGGGGTTGAGGCCTATAACGCAGGCATTTGGATGGCCAATAGTGACCATATCGTTTTGCAGCATAATGCTGTTTCTGGTGGGGTTGGTAATAAGTATGATTCGATGGCATACGACGTTGATCATGCTTCTACTGACATTGTTGTGCGGCACAATCTGTCGCATGATAACCAGGGTGGATTCTTGTTACTTTGTCCAGATGCCATTCAAGGCGATGGTTTTGGTGGCGTTCACGATATTGACGTTTACGGCAATGTGTCGATTAATGACCATACTCGTTGGCTGATGCACGGTTGTGGTGGCGATATTGTCAATATGCGTCTGTTTAACAATACGGCGTACGTCTCTGCCTCCACTCCAGCAGTATCTATGTGGGCGGATATTTGGGGGAAGAATCCACAAGTTGAAGTTTTTAACAATGTACTTTTTGCTGAACCAGGCGCAAACGTGTCTTTTGTTAAGCCTGATGATGGCCTAAGCATTCACCACAACTCTTTCACTGGTTTTACTCCGCCCTCGCAAGCAAGCGAGACACTTCGTGGGCAGGTTTCTTTTGTAAATCCTCAGGGGCATGATCCAGCTGGATACCAGTTGCAGTCTGAGGACGGCCTACTTGGTACCGCTTTGCCTTTGTCCCAGTCGGTGCGTGGTTTTGCCGGCCGAACGTTTGCACATGAACCGCTGGTTGGTGCTTTTAGTCAGAGCGCGGCTGCGTCTAAAGTAAAGGACGCGGGTCTATTTGCCGAGGCCGGTCAGGCACTTTGCTTGACTGCCGAGGGCACTGCCCCGAATTCTCGTGTGACGGCCTTGGCGATCGATAGTGAAGCTGCTCCTATTTCGACTGGGGCTGCTTGGGCGGATGCGCAAGGTAGGGCGTTGGTGTGTTTGCCATCTGTGGGGAACATTCCAGCTGGGGTTTCGTCCTCGGACCTAGCAGTGAAGGTTTTTGGGGCGGATGGTAACACTTTGCGAGAGGTGACCGCCCAAGTGGTGGCTCCAAAGTCCACACCAAAATTCTTTGCAGATTCATTGAGCTTGGTGGATAAATCTTCCGAGCATGATAAAGATGGGCGTCGGGCGGTCAACGCGATTGACGGAAATCTGCAAACTTTCTGGCATTCGAAGTGGATGGCGCCGGCCGCGCAAGCTCCGCACTGGCTCGTGGTTGATGCAGGTAAGACCGTAGAATTGAGCGCGATTCAAGTTACTGGGCGTCCTATTGCCTCAGGTGGAGACAATGGGCGACCGAAGCACGTGAAGGTTTATCTGTCGGATGATAATGCCAACTTCCGGATGGTTACTGAGACGATTTTGCCTAAGCAAGTTGAGCCGGTACTGATTCCTTTGGCCGAGGGCGACAGGACAGTGTCGGGTAGGTACGTAAAGTTCGAAGTGCTTTCCAATTGGGGCGACGGTGATTTTGCAAGCCTTGCGGATTTGAAACTTGTGACTGGTTTTGACTCTCATCTTGGTGGAGTTGGGCTGGGAGTGACCCCTCCGGAGGGTGCTCTTAAAGCTCCAGTGCTCTTGGCAGACGAAGCGCTTATTACTCCTGGCAGCGAATTTGAAGTAGGTGTCTTGGGCTCGAAGGTGGGGAATGCCGAGGTCGAGTTCGCTTGTGACGGCAGCAAACAACAGGTTTCGATCACATCAGACATGATGGCATTGCTGCAGCTCACAGCACCAATGGCCAGTGGACAGTGCTCGGTTATTTTCCGGCAAGGTAAAGAGATTTCGGTAGCTCAGATTAACCTGGGACCACTGCCTACACCAGAGCCGACTGTAGAGCCGACCCCTGAGGCGACTGAGGAAGCTACGGCTGAACCAACTCCTGAGCCTACTAAGGAGCCTACTGTTGAGCCGACTAAGGAACCGACTCCTGAAGTGACTGAGGAGCCAACTACTGAAGTGACTGAGGAGCCAACTCCTGAACCGACGAAGGAGCCTACTGTTGAGCCGACTCCTGAAGTGACTGAGGAGCCTACTGTTGAGCCTACTAAGGAACCGACTCCGGAGCAGCCGAAGCCTCCGGTTAAGCCAACTCCAGAGCAGCCGAAGCCGCAGCCTCCGGTTAAGCCTGAACCGACCCCAGCTCCTAAGCCTCCGGTTAAGCCAACTCCAGAGCAGCCGAAGCCGCAGCCTCCGGTTAAGCCTGAACCGACCCCGGTTTTGCCTGATCCTAAGCCAGAGCCTAAGCCGCTACCTCCGGTAAAGCCGCAGCCTCCGGTAAAGCCTGAACCGACCCCGGCGCCGGTTAAGCCAACTCCGGAACAGCCGAAGCCTCCGGTTAAGCCAGAACCTACCAAGGAACCGGCACCGAAGCCTCAGCCACCGGTCAAGCCAACCCCAGAGCAGCCGAAGCCTCCGGTTAAGCCAGAACCTACTCCGGTTTTGCCTGATCCGAAGCCAGAGCCGAAGCCGCTTCCTCCGGTTAAGCCGAAGCCTCCGGTAAAGCCTGAACCGACTAAGGAGCCAGCTCCGGTTCCAGCACCTAAGCCTGAGCCAAAGCCGCAGCCAAAGCCAGAGCCCAAGCCGACCCCGGTTAAGCCTGAGCCAAAGCCGCAGCCAAAGCCTGAGCCCAAGCCGACCCCGGTCAAGCCTGAACCTAAGCCTGTGCCTAAGCCAGAGCCTAAGCCTGTTCCTAAGCCGGTTCCTGTTCCGGTGAAGCCGGCGCCTAAGCCTGAGCCTGAGGTTTTGGATCCGTTCTTGGTTCGTGCGTCTGTTCCTGTTTTCTCGGTTGCGAAGGATGTGCCTTCTGGTGCGTTGTTTGCTGGTGAGATTAAGTGGATGTATGAGGCTGGTATTACTACTGGTTTTAATTCGGATCAGACTTTCCGTCCTGCGGTTGGGATTGATCGTGAGGCGATGGCGGCGTTCTTGTATCGTTTGGCTGGTCGTCCTGATGTGAAGGGTTATCGTCCGGTCTTTAAGGATGTGGATCAGAAGCGGACTTTGTTCTGGCGTGAGATTCAGTGGATGCATGATGCTGGTATTTCGACTGGTTGGGCTGATGGTACTTATCGTCCGTATCAGCCGGTTAATCGTGATGCGATGGCGGCGTTTATGTATCGTTTCTGTGCGAAGTTTGAAGATAAGTGTTCGAAGCATGTTAACCCTAATAAGTTGGTGGTTAATGAGCCGGTTCCGTTTAAGGATGTGAATGCTAAGACTTTGCATCATAAGGCGATTGCGTGGATGCGTCGTGCGAATATTTCGACTGGTTGGGCTGATGGTACTTATCGTCCGGTTCAGCCTATTGAGCGTCGTGCGATGGCCGCTTTCATCTTCCGTATGGTCCACAACGGAAACGCAGAATAA